The DNA segment TTTTGACGGCCATCCGCCCCTGAGCAAATACATCATTGCCGCGAGCATTTGGCTGGCCGAGCAATGGCACCTCGGACCGAATATCGGCAATGAACTCGCAGGCACGTTCCGCACAACCTGGAGCTATCGCTGGAGCGCTGCCCTCACGGGATCCTTTATCCCGATCGTCGTCGCCGAACTCGTCCGCCAAGTGAGTCAGAATCGGCGGTTTGCCTTGATTGCCGGAAGCTTTGTCGCCTTGGATGGGTTATTCTTAGTGGAGTCACGCTATGCGTTAAACAACGTTTACCTCGTGATTTTTGGCCTCTTGGGTCAACTGGGTTTAGTCCTGGCCGCAAGAACGCTGGCACAAAGGGCGCAGCGGCTAGCCCGTTCCGTCACCACCCCGATATCGCCGATCGGTTGGCGACTCCGATTTTGGCTCTGGATGATTGGTTCCGGTGTGAGTTTTGCGGCGGCCGCTTCAATTAAATGGAATGGCCTATGGTTCTTGCTGGGGGCCTATGGCTGTTTGGCAATCGGTTGGCTCTATCGCTTGGTTGCCCAACGCAATCTCCAGGCCGCCCAACGGTTACGTCTCCTGCGGAAAATGCAGACGGCACGGCAAGCCGAAGGGACATCAACCACAGAAAATATTCCCGACTTACAACTATCACCCAATTTTCAGTTTCCCAACCTAGAAACGGCACCGACGATCGCCAAACGGTTGAAGTTTCAGCGATCGCTCTTTTGGCACTTG comes from the Romeriopsis navalis LEGE 11480 genome and includes:
- a CDS encoding phospholipid carrier-dependent glycosyltransferase translates to MTAFFDDSVSPKPRFPWYPLGLVVLFLFAAGLRFWGLERFNTLVFDEVYYTKFANNYLTQTAFFDGHPPLSKYIIAASIWLAEQWHLGPNIGNELAGTFRTTWSYRWSAALTGSFIPIVVAELVRQVSQNRRFALIAGSFVALDGLFLVESRYALNNVYLVIFGLLGQLGLVLAARTLAQRAQRLARSVTTPISPIGWRLRFWLWMIGSGVSFAAAASIKWNGLWFLLGAYGCLAIGWLYRLVAQRNLQAAQRLRLLRKMQTARQAEGTSTTENIPDLQLSPNFQFPNLETAPTIAKRLKFQRSLFWHLGQIHPIAVILCLGILPCLVYALIWIPHLQLNSNETFWGLQQQILSYHQNVKSGKAVHPYCSD